A segment of the Candidatus Binataceae bacterium genome:
AGTATATTTACGCCCGCCCCCGCGCCGGTAGGGCTCGGCCGCGCCGCAAGATTCACTGACTCGACTGAGTAGTTAGGGTTGGAAGCGTTAGTGATATTCGATTCGGTGGCCGCCAGCTCAGCTTCGGCTGCATATATTCCACTGATTCCAACCGCAGCCAGATCAACCGACATTGCTCGTCTCCCCGCCGAGGGTGCGGATCCTGTCGCGTATCAGGCGGTCGTGTTCGTAGATTCTTCCCGATAGCATCGCAAGCGAAGCCGCCAGCTCGATCAGTTCCTCGTGGCTTGGCGGCCGAATACTCAGTTCTTCGCAGATCTCCTGCACTTCCTGCTCGACGTGGGCGAGGCCTTCAGCCGTACCAAGATGCCGCTCGAGCTCGTCGATCCTCATTGAAAATCCGCTGTTCATGGATTCGCCTTAATCGCGCGATAGACGCTCGCTGCCACCGCCGTTTTGTCAGGTTGATAGGTGCCAGCCGCGAGCTGGGCGCGGAGCTGCGCAACTACGTCAGGCCGCACCGAGCTTTGCGACTGCGCGCCGCTGATCGCGGTGCCAAGAAAATTAGTTAGAGGCGAGAGACTCGTCGCGTCCGCCGGCGCTGGAGGTTGTTCGTTGACTGGCGTGACGGTCTGCGCACGCAGATCCTGAGCCCCCGCCGAAGCATCGACTTGCTCGATGGCCGCGGCGCTCGCGCTCGTAACATCTGATACTGAATTAGGCATGATGCACTAACCCTTCACAGGATTAGGAGGAGGCAAGACGGGTGCCATGGAGGTCGGCGCAGGAGGCAGCAGAACCGGGCCGCGCGCATCACTCCCCAGGTTCAGTTCTGTGCCAATCGAGGACAGCCCTGTAGCAGGGGCGAACATCTTCGCCGCGGAAGGCGTGATCGTCTCGTAGCTCGCGGGCACGATTCCACTGGTCGCCAGGGAAGTTCTGCGTGCGCCCGGACCGCCGATCGCACTTGCGATTGGATGCGTCGGGGCGCTCATGCCACGTTCGATGATCTCGCTGAGCGGTTTCATGGCCTTGGCATGCGCCAGCGTCGCGCCCATCGTCTGGTCGAAGAACGAACCGTAGATATTGCCGCTCGTCCCGCCGGCGGTGCCGAGGGGGCCCTTGTCGCCGCCCCCAGCTTTGCGCATCTCGCTCGCCATCATCGTGGTAAACACCTGGGTAAATCCCTGGGCGGCTTTGCCGCGATTGGCCTTGGTATTTTCGGCGCCGATAACCGGTCGCGAGAAAACATCATTTGCAAATATAGGCATGATTTCACTTCTCCCCTTGGCAAGTATCCCAGCGATTAGCTATTGGATAATCAGTTCTCCGTGCAGCGCGCCCGCGGTTTTCAGACCCTCGAGAATTGCGATTACGTCGCCGGGCTTGGTGCCGACGGCGTTAAGCGTCTCCGCGATCTGTTCGACGCTCGCGCCCTGCGGCATCATGAAGAAAGCACCCTGCTCCTGGTCGACTGAGATTTTCGAAGTTTTCTGCGCCACGGTCTGGCCCTTGCTGAATGGCCCGGGCTGCGAGACCTGTAGTTTTGGCTCGATCGTCACGGTGAGGTTTCCATGACTCACTGCCGCTCGTCCCACGGTGACTGCACCGCCGACAACGACCGTGCCGGTACGCTCGTCCATGACGATGCGATCCGATTCAGTCGGCGTCACCGCGACCTGGCTCAGCGCCGCGGCGAAGAATACCGGCGATAACCATTGCGGCAGATTGACTATGATCGTCCCTGGATCCTGCACCGATGCGTTTGCGCCCTTGATCTGGGAATTGATCGCAAGCGCGCCACGAATAGCCACTCCCGGATCGGGCAGGTCGAGATCGAGCTGGAGCTGATTACCCTTGCCGAACACATTAGGCACTTCGCGCTCCACGCTCGCGCCGCCCGGAATCTGGCCCGCGGTCTGGAAGTTCTTACTTGATGAAGAACCACCGGCGCCGCCCGCAAAATATCCTTCGATCGTGATCGGCCCCTGTGCGAGCGCGTAAACCTTGCCGTCGGCGCCGCGCAGCGGCGTCATCATCAGCGTCCCGCCTTGCAGCGATCGCGCATCGCCCATCGCGGACACCAGAACATCGACTCTTGAACCGACGCGCGCGAAGGGCGGCAGATCGAGGGTAACCATCGTCGCCGCCAGGTTACGAACCTGGAT
Coding sequences within it:
- a CDS encoding flagellar biosynthesis anti-sigma factor FlgM is translated as MPNSVSDVTSASAAAIEQVDASAGAQDLRAQTVTPVNEQPPAPADATSLSPLTNFLGTAISGAQSQSSVRPDVVAQLRAQLAAGTYQPDKTAVAASVYRAIKANP
- a CDS encoding flagellar basal body P-ring protein FlgI, translating into MKILKCILIVGALLSLPGVAIAQDVVDTAGQSTMPVLGKAPDHPELINPGGGLLGYQRGVASTAVPLSTLAHIHGMRSNHLVGHGLVVGLQNTGDSQQTIFSIIFLLNMLHHEDITIPSSLNPANIQVRNLAATMVTLDLPPFARVGSRVDVLVSAMGDARSLQGGTLMMTPLRGADGKVYALAQGPITIEGYFAGGAGGSSSSKNFQTAGQIPGGASVEREVPNVFGKGNQLQLDLDLPDPGVAIRGALAINSQIKGANASVQDPGTIIVNLPQWLSPVFFAAALSQVAVTPTESDRIVMDERTGTVVVGGAVTVGRAAVSHGNLTVTIEPKLQVSQPGPFSKGQTVAQKTSKISVDQEQGAFFMMPQGASVEQIAETLNAVGTKPGDVIAILEGLKTAGALHGELIIQ